Proteins encoded in a region of the Panicum hallii strain FIL2 chromosome 3, PHallii_v3.1, whole genome shotgun sequence genome:
- the LOC112887328 gene encoding nuclear ubiquitous casein and cyclin-dependent kinase substrate 1-like encodes MAGGGSRRAGAAEEPRIGSGNVFAALETLKKKKKKPAADKGGKPAAREEERKPEVFWAPAPLTTKSWADVEDDDDDDYFATTAPPPRPIWGNNRRNDAKDQRDAPALEEEIESEDDGLDDEVDADADEEHEHEAEDAVPDEPTVKNAAAPPTAPKDTERQLSKKELKKKELAELDAVLAELGLGTPANSTQDESNGKKDADEATDGEKKEDAPAPPESKSSKKKKSKKDKSSKESKEAQDQGNGSEEPDEDTASVDVKERIKKVASMKKKKSSKEMDAAAKIAASEAAARSARLAAAKKKEKSHYNQQPLR; translated from the exons ATGGCGGGCGGAGGGAGCAGgcgcgccggcgcggcggaggagcCGAGGATCGGCAGCGGGAACGTCTTCGCGGCGCTCGAGACgctcaagaagaagaagaagaagccggcGGCGGACAAGGGGGGCAAGCCCGCcgccagggaggaggagcgcAAGCCGGAGGTCTTCTGGGCGCCCGCGCCCCTCACCACCAAGTCGTGGGCCGACGTCGAGGATGACGATGATGACGACTACTTCGccaccaccgcgccgccgcccaggcCCATCTGGGGGAACAACCGCCGCAACGACGCCAAGGACCAGCGCGACGCGCCCGCCCTGGAAGAG GAAATTGAGAGTGAAGATGATGGCCTTGATGATGAGGTCGATGCTGATGCTGATGAGGAACATGAGCATGAAGCAGAAGATGCTGTCCCTGATGAACCAACTGTGAAGAATGCTGCAGCTCCACCTACAGCACCCAAAGATACTGAAAGACAACTTTCCAAGAAGGAATTGAAGAAAAAAGAACTAGCAGAGCTTGATGCTGTTTTGGCTGAGTTGGGACTTGGCACACCAGCCAATTCCACTCAAGATGAATCAAATG GTAAGAAAGACGCAGATGAAGCCACTGATGGAGAGAAAAAGGAAGATGCACCTGCTCCTCCGGAGAGTAAGAGCTCAAAGAAGAAGAAATCTAAGAAAGACAAGTCTTCAAAAGAATCAAAGGAAGCACAGGATCAGGGCAATGGATCGGAAGAACCTGATGAAGACACTGCTTCAGTGGATGTCAAGGAACGCATAAAGAAGGTAGCTTCTATGAAGAAAAAGAAGTCAAGCAAAGAGATGGATGCAGCAGCAAAGATCGCCGCGTCCGAAGCCGCAGCAAGGAGTGCCAGGCTTGCTGCAGCaaagaagaaagagaagagcCATTACAACCAGCAGCCTCTGCGGTGA
- the LOC112885139 gene encoding strigolactone esterase D14-like, with protein MNARVFGNDGGETVVLAHGYGGTRFTWEDVVPALVERFRVVVFDWSFSGAAKDGGERYCCSYHGLADELVALMDELGVRRAAFVGHSMAGMIGCIASVARPDLFSHLVLVGASPRYINEDGYEGGFEPGDVDAMLAAAGADFAAWAPRFAEAVVGPGHPSAAARFAKQLGAMRPDAALRVLRAVLTSDLRAVLPDVAARCTIVHCARDAVAPLAVARYMQRAMAGSGGGVGADTVVIESSGHFPQLTAPKEFVRVVETILLDR; from the exons ATGAACGCGAGGGTGTTCGGCAACGACGGCGGGGAGACGGTGGTGCTGGCGCACGGGTACGGCGGCACCCGGTTCACCTGGGAGGACGTCGTCCCGGCGCTGGTGGAGAGGTTCCGGGTCGTCGTCTTCGACTGGAGCTTCTCCGGCGCCGCCAAGGACGGCGGCGAGAGGTACTGCTGCTCGTACCACGGCCTGGCCGACGAGCTGGTGGCGCTCATGGACGAGCTGGGGGTGCGCCGGGCGGCGTTCGTGGGGCACTCCATGGCCGGCATGATCGGCTGCATTGCGTCCGTCGCGCGGCCGGACCTCTTCAGCCACCTCGTGCTCGTCGGAGCCTCGCCGAG GTACATCAACGAGGACGGCTACGAGGGCGGCTTCGAGCCCGGTGACGTGGACGCGATGCtcgcggccgccggcgcggaCTTCGCGGCGTGGGCGCCGCGCTTCGCGGAGGCCGTCGTCGGGCCGGGCcacccgtccgccgccgccaggtTCGCCAAGCAGCTCGGGGCGATGCGCCCGGACGCCGCGCTCCGCGTCCTGCGCGCCGTGCTCACCAGCGACCTCCGGGCCGTGCTCCCGGACGTCGCGGCGCGCTGCACCATCGTGCACTGCGCCCGCGACGCCgtggcgccgctcgccgtcgcgcgGTACATGCAGCGCGCGATggccgggagcggcggcggcgtcggggcGGACACGGTGGTGATCGAGTCCTCCGGTCACTTCCCGCAGCTCACCGCGCCTAAGGAGTTCGTCAGGGTTGTGGAGACCATCCTGCTCGACCGCTGA